The following proteins are co-located in the Fructilactobacillus carniphilus genome:
- a CDS encoding zinc ribbon domain-containing protein, translating into MNSENKKFCTNCGKEIPQTAQYCPYCNTKQPSLEPTYLNRSDVRTHQCPRCKNLIPDGVSYCPYCDEPQTRSQSNSNQQQTDQPAKAQTKNTTNHQPRPRKSHFWRNVIVLLVVILLAVIAFFTYQNYHNSQVQSQNQANQAQTGKTTNTKDQDNQSKPQNNIVEIVKSFTQNNKYESGQDAAQAVQKVVDKVPNSEGTNATWDPNAQTVNVNIPASSPIVKSVDSSSPQVWDTAVKALQTISKEISNNSTGNDDYSNIKVVRDDTGQPILQVDKGNVSLNSRTK; encoded by the coding sequence ATGAATTCAGAAAACAAGAAATTTTGCACTAACTGTGGTAAAGAAATCCCGCAAACCGCCCAATACTGCCCATATTGTAATACCAAACAACCTAGCTTAGAACCTACTTATCTAAACCGGAGTGACGTGCGAACCCACCAATGTCCCCGGTGTAAAAATTTGATTCCCGATGGGGTTTCGTACTGTCCCTACTGTGACGAACCGCAAACAAGAAGTCAGAGTAATTCCAATCAGCAACAAACTGACCAACCCGCTAAAGCGCAAACTAAGAATACGACAAATCATCAACCTCGTCCCCGCAAATCTCATTTCTGGCGTAACGTCATCGTGCTGTTAGTGGTAATTTTACTGGCTGTAATTGCCTTCTTCACGTATCAGAACTATCACAACAGTCAAGTGCAATCCCAAAATCAAGCCAATCAGGCTCAAACTGGTAAAACTACTAATACGAAAGATCAGGACAACCAAAGTAAACCACAAAACAACATTGTTGAAATCGTGAAGTCCTTTACCCAAAACAACAAATACGAGTCGGGACAAGATGCGGCCCAAGCCGTACAAAAGGTCGTCGATAAAGTCCCAAATAGTGAAGGAACAAATGCTACTTGGGATCCAAATGCCCAAACGGTTAACGTGAACATCCCAGCTTCTTCCCCTATCGTCAAGAGTGTCGATTCTTCATCCCCGCAAGTTTGGGACACCGCCGTCAAGGCCTTACAGACCATTTCCAAAGAAATTAGCAATAATTCCACTGGCAACGATGATTACTCAAACATTAAGGTGGTGCGTGATGATACCGGCCAACCAATTTTACAGGTGGACAAGGGAAACGTATCGTTGAATAGTCGAACTAAATAA
- a CDS encoding gluconate:H+ symporter produces the protein MPFIVLILGIMLLLFLIIKLKLNTFVSLIVVAILVALGLGMNPASIASSIKLGIGNTLGELAVVFGFGAMIGRLVSDSGGSYRIAQTLIQKFGKKRLQLAIVVASFIIGMSLFFEVGLVLLTPIVFAVALEADVPFLYLGIPMAAALSATQGFLPPQPAPTAVATALGANIGQVLLFGIIVAIPCVIVAGPLWTKVVRRFFPNAFVVKKSLPAFGEVKQYDLKDTPSFGLSALTSLLPAIFMALNTIYQLVVHGGKEVKNPQGFDAVISMLGNPMIAMVIALLFAIWSMGFHRGRDMKQISASIADAVKSIAMLLLVIAGGGAFKQVLIDGGVGNAVKGLMMHSSLSPILLGWLVAVILRVSLGSATVAGMTAAGLVMPLMSSLNVNPVMMALAIGAGSLAASHVNDAGFWMFKEYFDLDIKQTLGIWTTLETVISVTGLIVVLLLNMVV, from the coding sequence ATGCCGTTTATAGTTTTAATTTTAGGAATCATGTTATTGCTATTTTTGATTATCAAACTCAAACTTAATACGTTTGTATCCTTAATCGTAGTAGCAATTTTGGTAGCTTTGGGGCTTGGAATGAATCCAGCTTCGATTGCTTCCTCCATTAAGTTGGGAATTGGAAATACGCTGGGAGAACTAGCGGTCGTCTTCGGGTTTGGAGCCATGATTGGGCGACTCGTTTCTGATTCTGGTGGTTCGTATCGGATTGCCCAAACTCTAATTCAAAAGTTTGGGAAGAAACGGTTACAACTGGCCATTGTGGTGGCTTCCTTTATCATCGGGATGTCATTATTCTTCGAAGTAGGATTGGTATTATTAACTCCAATCGTCTTCGCGGTTGCTTTGGAAGCTGATGTACCGTTCCTATACCTGGGAATTCCGATGGCTGCTGCTTTGTCTGCCACGCAAGGATTCTTACCACCACAACCCGCTCCAACGGCGGTTGCGACAGCTTTAGGCGCTAACATTGGTCAAGTGCTGCTGTTTGGGATTATCGTAGCGATTCCTTGTGTGATCGTTGCTGGTCCATTGTGGACAAAGGTTGTGAGGCGCTTCTTCCCGAATGCATTCGTGGTTAAGAAAAGTTTGCCGGCCTTTGGTGAAGTGAAACAATACGATTTAAAGGATACGCCTAGTTTTGGGTTATCCGCTTTGACCTCATTATTACCAGCCATCTTTATGGCATTGAACACGATTTATCAATTAGTGGTTCATGGTGGAAAAGAAGTTAAAAATCCACAAGGGTTCGATGCTGTAATTTCCATGCTGGGGAACCCGATGATTGCGATGGTAATTGCCTTGCTCTTTGCCATCTGGTCCATGGGATTCCATCGTGGTCGCGACATGAAGCAAATTTCTGCTAGTATCGCTGATGCCGTTAAATCAATTGCAATGTTACTGTTAGTTATCGCCGGTGGTGGTGCTTTCAAACAAGTTTTGATTGATGGTGGGGTAGGGAATGCCGTTAAGGGATTAATGATGCACTCCAGCCTGTCCCCAATCCTCTTAGGTTGGTTAGTTGCTGTGATTCTCCGGGTTTCGCTGGGATCGGCAACGGTGGCCGGAATGACGGCTGCTGGATTGGTAATGCCATTAATGTCATCTTTAAACGTAAATCCTGTAATGATGGCTTTGGCCATCGGAGCTGGTTCGTTGGCTGCATCGCACGTGAACGATGCCGGCTTCTGGATGTTCAAAGAATACTTTGACTTAGACATCAAACAAACATTAGGAATTTGGACCACGCTCGAAACCGTGATTTCGGTAACGGGACTAATTGTGGTGCTCTTGCTGAATATGGTTGTTTAA